GGAACGGTGATATCGGGTATGACGCCCTGGTGATCGACGTGGTCGATGACGTCCCAGACGTAGATCGTGTCGTCGAAGGCGTTGCCGCCGATATGCAGGCTCTTGAAGTCCGGATCGAGGATGATGCCCTTCGTACCGATGCAGCGCAGCTTCAGATCGCGCGTACCCGACCCGCATCGTGACGGCGTGTCGTAGAACGAGGCGGGCTGCATCAACGAACTCACGGACAGGCCCATGCCGCGGTAGGGATATTGCAGCAAGCCCAGTACGGTCAAGCTGCCGTCCTCTTCCTCCCGGGTCCCGAAACTCCTGGCCCTGACGCCGTCGGCGCAGTTGATGTAGGATTCGTCGGAGGTGTAGATGATCGGCGCGAGCCACAGCACCAGCTGATAATCCGTGATGTGGAAGTTGCGGATGACGCCCGTGCCGTTGAGGAAGATGTTGCCGACGTAGGCCTGGTAGGTGTCTAGCCAGACATAGGCTTCGACCGGGATGGGGTCTTCACCCTCACCCTGCTCGACGTAGCGGCCCTGGAAGTTCTGGGCGATGTAGGACAGGCGGTTGAAACGCGATGTCCAGATTATGTTCTTGTACGGTACGACGTCCCGGTAGCCCCAGGCGCCCAGCTCGATCTGGTTGTCGAGTACGTCGCGCGACGCGTTGAAGCCCGAGACGCTGCTGCCGACCGTGAGGACTTCCTCCCAGAAGCCATCCCGGTAGATATCGTTGTCGTAGGGTATGCCGTTCGGGTCGGGCCAGGCCTGGCTCACGATGTCCTGGACGTCGTCGATCAGCAGCAAGGGCAACTGGTCCGCGGCGTCGGGTACGGGCACCACGTTCAGCACGAAGGTATACCTGGTCATCAGGCCGGCGTTGTCCTTGCACTCGATGGTCAGGACGTGGGAACCGGAATCGAAGACCTTCAGATCGGACCGGGTGTGGGAATCGGTCATGCCGAACTGCGTCACCCAGCCGTCATCTTCGTCGTCGGTCAGGTCCTCGACATCCCAACCGTGACGAAAACCGTCTACGATGCCGCCGTAACTCTCGGCCGAACCGGTCCATACGAAGAGCAAGGGCTGGTTCTGGGCGATGTCCACCACGGTGCGTCCGTACAGACCCGTGCCCCTCGCGGACCCCAGATATCTTTCGCGAACGGAGATGATCGGCGAGGCTACGTCGTTCACGTAGAAGTTCTTCACCCCGTTGCCGTAGCTGCGATCCAGCGAGACGGCTCCAGCTGTATCCTGGGCCTGGATCGCGAAGAAGTAATGCTTCAGCCTGCCCTGGGCGTCCAACTTGTCCGCGCTGAAGCTCTGGGCCCGCGCGTCCGGATCCGTCAAGTAGGGTATCCAGTCGCTCCAGCCCGGATCTGAGAATGTGATGATGGTGTCGCCGACGGCTTGATACTCGTTCCTCGTCGACAGGTACACCTCACTACCGAAGGTGTTGATGTAGAGGGCGCTCTTGACCATGTAGCGGATCTTCGTCGGCGTGCCGAGCTCGAAATCGGGATCGGAGCCCGTCCATTTGACCAGGAATGTCGGCGGCACGGGCTGGGATTCCGGGTAGACGCCGCGCAGCGACGGTGGCGCCGTCAGGTAGACCGTCGGTGCGAACGTCGTGGCGGTGAAGGTGACCATGGCGGGCGAGGGATCCACGGCGCCCTTGTCGTCCACCGCGCGCACGAAGATCGTATGCGGCTGGTAGAATCTCCGCAGGTGCTCCGGCAGCTCGTAGTCGTCGATGAAACTGGCGGAGTCCGCGCTGACGAAGAAGACGGTGTCTGTCGCGGTGGTGAAATGCCACGGATGAAGGGTGTCGCCCGTGGCCGGGTCGACCGTCAGGGTATCGCTCACGCTGATGCCGTCGGCGCCGTTCGTCGTGATCTTCCACTGATAACCGTTTATGCGCCCGTCGGGGTCGTTCCCGGACCAGAAGAATTCCACGAAGAAGTCCGTCTCGCGGAGGTACGGCGGCGTACCGGAGATGTAGGTATCGGGCACGGCGTTGATGAGCTCGATGCCGCCGAGTTCGTTGGATGGGGAACAGCCCGCCATCTGGAAGGCGGCATAAGCCACGCCGAGCGACAGAGCCGCCACGACTATTCTCAATACGCGTGCCAAGTCCTACCTCCCGCCAAACTGATTGACCGGCCGTGCCGAGCGAGCTGTGCGCGGGGCTCGTCACTCCAGTGCAGGGAACACCTCTCCGGAGGATGCGACCATCACGATCACGTACCGTTTCACGAACGGTTCGCTCTGCGTGCAGTAGTTGTCGAACTTCGGCCTACCGGCGACGCCTTCGTAGGATATGGTGCAACTCTCGCCGTGGATTACGGGAACCCGCAACAGGGTGTAGTAGACGTAGGCGCAACGGTCCGGCCGGTAATCGCCGTCGGTGCCGTCCCGGTTGTAAATGGTGGCCCTGTTGGGTCCCAGTTGCAAGGTCGTCAGATCGAAAGCGTCCTGGATCGTCGCCTCGTCCCATTGCGGGTGCAGCGAGCGCAGGTAGGATTTGTAGACTCCCGTGCCGAATTGCAGCCCCCACGCGGGCACGAAGACCTCTATCCGGAGACGCCATACGCCGTTGCCGTCGTAGTTCGACGAGTAGGTGTCGTTGAACGTGTATGTGATCTGAGTGAGGTCGTCGAAGCCGCCCCCCTCGCGCAACGCGTTGCTGAGCGAGTCGCGGGCCGAGACGATTTCGTATCGCCACGAGAAGGCCCGGTCCGCCGGATTCCCGTACGTGGGCTCCAGGGGTGCGGTCCGGGGCAGGAACAGGCGTTCCTCCTCCACGTCCTCGGCGTAGAGGAGCAGGTCGTACTCGAAGAAGAAGCCTTCGATGGAATCCAGGTCGGTGGTGTTGATCGGCCTCTCGTGCCAGATGCCCGTGGAGAAGGGGCTGTACCAGATTTTCCTGGCTGTGAAGTTGACTTGTCGCAGATTCGTCCAGTCCGGGTGGCCGGGCACCGCGGCGCCGCTCAGGGAGCAATAGAAGGTGTCGATCTCCGCGTCGCACGGCTCGGTGTAGTAGCCGCTGGTCTCGCCGTCGGTGACCACGTCCACGCAGTTCACGGTCGGTGCATGGTTGGCGAAGAAGCCGAAGGTGTCCGGCGTGCCATCGCGCCGGCCGTGCTCGTCCACCGTACGCATGCTCACCACGTAATCGAAGGGACCGACGATGAAGCTGACCGTGTCGCTGCTGCCGATGGCGAGGTTCGTGTAATCGTCCCAGACGCTCTCGACGGCCTCCGTGTACTGTGTCGCGAAGCGGAGGATGGTGTTCTCCCCGCCCCTGTACTTGCCCTCGGCGTTGAACTTGCCCTGGAACATGACCCCGAAATCGGCCGCCTCCTCGCCGGGGAGATCCACTTTCTTGATGTCCCGGTGGTCGTCCCAGCCGATGGCCTTGAACACCGCGATTGATCTCTGGGGCAACCGCTCGTCCTCGTGGAATACGGTCGTCGAGATCTCTCCCGTGGGAGCGTGCAGGATGTAATAGGGGTAAACCCGCGGCGAGCCCGGGTTGAAGACGTCGTCCTCGTCGTAGAACTGATCGGCCTGGTCGCGCAGGATCTGGGTCTGCGGGTCGTAGTTGATCACGAAGTTCAAGGGCTGCAGATCCGACGGGATCTCCACACCGGCCACATCGATCGTGTTCACCAGGAGTATGTGCACGCCCTGCGTCATCCTCTTGTGGAACACGTCGTTGCCAGAGTTGTCCGAGGCGAATTCCAGGAAGTTCACATCGCTGAAGTACGATACCTGTCGATTGGTGGTTTCGTCCAGGCGGCTTGGTTTCCAGCAATCGCGCGATACGGCGTCACAATCGACGTCGAGGGGCAACCTGTACTTGAATCCGTAGAGGCCGTCTATGGCTCCCACGGTGTCGGTGTTGGCCAGCATCGCCTCGGTGAAGTAGTTGTCATTGGGGGTCCCCCCCGACCAGCTGAACTCGAAGGGATGGCCGTAGCCGATGGTGTCGAAATCGGCGAACCTCGTCTGGTCCGTCTGCTCGAACGAACTGTAGAACGCGATGTTGGGGGTTCCCAGCGCATTGCTGAGGAAATACAGGCGGGCGGGCGAGCGATCGAAATCGCCACGGTCGTCCACGGCGACGATGTGGAAGGTCTTGTCCGCCGTCGTGATCGAACCCTGCTGGATCTGGAAATCGAAGATGGAGTCCGTGCGGGTCGTCCAGTGCCCGATATTGAGCGTCTCCCGGAATTCCGCGGGATTGAAGCGCGTATCCTCCTCGTCCTCGTCCGTCGTCGGATCCTGGATGGAACCGGCGGTCACGGCCCAGACGTAACGCTCGACGTGTCCGTCACGATCGGTGCCGGTCCAGAACATGTGGTAATGGAACTGCCCTCCCTGACCTTCCTGCGGCGCGCCGATGATGTAGGTCTCGGGGGGGTGGTTGACGATCACCGTTTCGGGTTGGAAAGCCCGGCAACCGAAAAGAGCAACCGTCGCGAGGACCGCGATCACGATAAGCCAGCTGGCGATGCGTCGACGTGAAAGCATGCTTTGCTCGCCTTTCAAGCAAACAGCCTTAAGCCCCAAGACGATACCGGGCGGGAACGGGGCCCGATATGGTCTCCTGGACATTAATATCACCGATATCTCGGCCGTGGGGGTAACGCCAAGACTGCTTGTCAAATATAGGGATAAGCTCTCGACGGTGTCAACTTCTTCTTTGGTCCGGCCCACCGGCGCCGCGCCCCGCTGCCTCGGCTTCGGATGGCCGCAGATCCTTCGCCGCGGCAGGCCCTCGGACCGCCGGTGAATACGCCCGCCGGACGTCGCCACGGACCGGCCAGCCGGGGGCGGGCGCAAGAAAAAGGGAGCGACCCCCAGGGGTCGCTCCCAGTCAATGACCCGCGATGAACTACTTCACCAGAGCCATCTTGTTGACGGTGGACTTGCCGGCGGTACGGGTCTCGTAGAAGTAGACACCCGAAGCGACGGACTGTCCGCGATCGTCGCTGCCGTCCCACTCGATGACGTTGACACCGGCGGTCCGGTTCTCGTCGACGAGGGTGCGAACCAGCTCACCACGAACGTTGTAGACCTTCAGCGACACGTGACCGTCACGCGGCAGACTGAATTCGATCTTCGTGATCGGGTTGAACGGGTTCGGCCAGTTCTTGGCGTAGAACGGCTGCTGGACAGGGACTCCCGTACCGGAACCTAGGTGAGTATCGCAGTAGGCGGGATCACCGTAGAAGTACGAGAGAATGTCACACAGCAGTTGCACACGCGCCTGGGGCGGAGCAGGAACCTTGGCGCCGCCGCCGTAAGGCGTGTACCACGAATTGAAGTCGACCGGGCAAACGACAACCTTTGCGCCGGTCATCAGTTCGTTCACGACCATCGCAGCGTAGCCGGGATAGGCGCCTGGATCACCATTCTTATCCAGGAACTCGGCGACCCTTTGGGAGGTCGGGTCGGTATTCTCGGTGATACCGTCGAACTGCTTGAAGTTCGGGCAGGACCCGTAAGCCACGAAGTCGGTGCTGAGAGTCAGAGCGGTGGTGTTGGCTACGAAGCTCACCGTCGGCGCGGACTGGCCGTCGATGGACGTTCGGACATCGTCGGTTTGGAAGTTGACTCCGAAAAAGAAGTTCAACATATTAATGCCGCTACCGTCGGGCTCTGCGTAGATGGCACCCAAGAAGCCATCGCCGGTGGCCAGCAGGTTGCGGCCAGCGGGGTTGAGCAGGAATGACTTCACGAGCAGGATGTCGTTCGAGCCGTCACCATCGAACGGATCCTCTGCACCGGGCACCTTGGCTCCGGTCATGGTGACGCCGCTCAGATCTCCCGCCGTGTAGAGCAGGTGATGATAGAGGGCCAGATTCCCCGAGGTACAGGTCGATCCGAGACCGTTGCCGGTACCCGAGGAAGGACCGTTGGTGTAGTAGAGGTCGTAGTCGGTGCCACGCTCGAGGCCCAGGGCCTTGAGCGAGCCTTCCCACTCGTTCTCCCCACCGCGGTCGCCGAAGTCGTTCCACAGCAGGATCTCCGGCACGTCGCCGACGGTCGTGGACAACACCGTGGGCAGGGCGTGGACCGTGAAGTCGCTGGGCCACTGCCAGGGAACGAAGCCCGTGTCGCCCTCGAAGAGATCGAAGCCGGCGAGGTCGCCCGGCAGGGTTGCGAACACGGGAGCCTCGATACCGACGGTGTCGGAAGCCTGGAAGTAGTAGTGCATCACGTCGCCCGGATACAGGAAGTCGTAATCCGGGAGATTGAAGGACCAGCGTCCGCCGACGTACTGGGTCTCGCTCACCCAGATCGTGTCACCCAGCACCGAGCCGGAGTACGGCACGCCGCTGGAACGCCAGGCGGGATCTGTGTCGAAGACCGGGTTGGTCCTGACTTCGTAGAACATTTCCGGACGCGCGTCCAGACCGGAGCCAACACGGACGGCATCGATGTTCACGACGATCGAGTCGCCGTGCAGGATGCCGGCACCATCTGAGCCGATGATGTCCTGACCCATGTTGAACGGCACGTCCATATCGCCGAGCGCGCCCCAGTTCATTGTCCTGCGCACGCGCGCCGCGTCGTGAGGGAAGTTGTCCTGGGCCAGTTCGAACTCGCGGTACGCGAAGGCCGGACCCGAGTAGCCGTAGGAGTGCCAGGACACGTCGTCGTAGTAAGGCGCCGGTGTCGAGCCGCCAAAGATGTAGGCCGTCCAGGGCGTCGTGACCTCCAGCGACATCTGCGCTTTTATGGCACCGGGTGTCACCAGATCCGTGACGTCCTGGTGGTTGCGGATGTAGTCCGGACCGCCGTAGTACACGAACTGACGGTTGCGCCACGGGGTCCAGATGAACCCGTCGGTGCTCGAGCGGATGTTCCAGGTGTAGAACTGGCCGGCCATCGAGGTGAGATCGAAGTGGCGGTAGACGCCAAAGCGGATCTCGTGGCCCGCCGTGTCGGGATCGATATCGAGGACAGGCGACCAGATCGCGTTGTCGAGACGATAGTCGATCACACCCGCAACACCATAGGTGTAGTTGGTGACGTGGCCTTCGGGGCCGTAGGGCCACTCGAGGTTGCTCGAGGGGCCGACGCCCGGAATCTGGCCGTAATCGATGAACGCCATCTGCGGCGTCACGTTGTCGACGCAGGGGTCCACGTCGTTGAGGATGTCCCAGACTTCGGCGAAGTCGCCGACGAAGGGCACCTGGATGACGTTCCAGTCGATCTGGGAACCGTCCTCGAAGGTGTTGGTCAGACCCTGCGGCACGTCTCCGCCGCACTGATCGAAGTAGACGTTGACGTCGTCGAGCTGTGTGTGGCCGTTGCCGTGGTAGCCGTAGAGCAGACAGTCCTTGTCGGAGACGTAGGTGTCCGAGAAGGCCAGCCACCGCAGGTGCACTTCATCGACATTGACGTAGTCGCCGCTGGCGATGCTGATCGAAACGCTCTTGAAGACGTTCGAATGCAGGCCGGTCATTCCCTGGCGGGTCGTAGCGTCGAGAGGGAACTTCTCCATCGAGCCAGCCGCGTCTTCGTACTGGAGATAGAGATAGTCCCAGTTTTCCTCGGTGTCGTGGTTGATGTAGGCATCAACCGTGATCAGGGTCCCCGCCTCGGGATCGAGAACGGTGCCCCACCAGTCGAGGAATTCGTTGTACTTGTTGGCGTAGCCCTCGAAGGTGCCGCCACAGTCGTAGGCGAACACCTCACCGGCGTACATGGCCTTGTTGCCAACGCCGTGGCCGTTGAGGTTCTCGGCGTTGAAGGTGTCGATGTGCCACTTGGGCTCCAGGTAGGTCAGGTCAGCGGAGGTCCAGCCGTTCCAGGCGGGATCTCCCTGAGTCGGTGTACCGGGAGTAGAAAAGTCGTAGTAGGCGATGACCGTGGTGTCGGCCTTGGTGGCCGACGTCACGGACGTCTGGTTGATTGATTTGTGGACTCTGAGGCCCTCATCGTATTCGACCGGGCCGGCAAAGGCGAAACCGGCACAAAGGGCGAGAGTCATTAGAACGAGAGTGAGTTTCCTCATACTTTCCCCCCATCGCTGAGCAAGTCAACAAATGGTGCAGGTGAAAACTCTGTCTTGGTTGTTCTGAATCGAACGGCCAAGACACGAACAGAGCAGGCAAAAGCAATCCCAGTCACTGGCACAGAGCCGTACTTCAAAGGTCGGGTTGCCATTCCGCTGTGACTGTGACGAGATGACTCGCGATCCAAGCAAGAGTGTCAAGTTAATTAGGGACTTACTTCGAGTGGAGTCAGGCTCAACGTCACATCGGAAAGCACTTTTGCCCTTGAGTCGCACAGGTGACAATACCCAACCCCGGCAGCCAAGTCAATAGGATACATAAAAAAAATATGGGCCCCAGAAGGGGCCCGACGCTGAGTGTATTTTCCCGCGGGAGTTGGAGTTACATCACCATCAGGAACCGGCTTCAAGCGGAGCCACCGCATCAAAATCAGCGTATTGTGCAAACAGACCATAGATTTCCCTCAAAAAATCGTGTCTCAGCATTCTCAGCTCCGGATCTTCAACATTCACACGCACTAAATCGAAGAAACGACCGATGTCCGGTCCCAGCGCGGACAGCGAGCGGAAGATGGCTGCGTAATCGCCTGTCGCACGGCACGCCAGGAGCTCCGGCACGACCGCCACCACCCGGT
This genomic window from bacterium contains:
- a CDS encoding T9SS type A sorting domain-containing protein, giving the protein MTSATKADTTVIAYYDFSTPGTPTQGDPAWNGWTSADLTYLEPKWHIDTFNAENLNGHGVGNKAMYAGEVFAYDCGGTFEGYANKYNEFLDWWGTVLDPEAGTLITVDAYINHDTEENWDYLYLQYEDAAGSMEKFPLDATTRQGMTGLHSNVFKSVSISIASGDYVNVDEVHLRWLAFSDTYVSDKDCLLYGYHGNGHTQLDDVNVYFDQCGGDVPQGLTNTFEDGSQIDWNVIQVPFVGDFAEVWDILNDVDPCVDNVTPQMAFIDYGQIPGVGPSSNLEWPYGPEGHVTNYTYGVAGVIDYRLDNAIWSPVLDIDPDTAGHEIRFGVYRHFDLTSMAGQFYTWNIRSSTDGFIWTPWRNRQFVYYGGPDYIRNHQDVTDLVTPGAIKAQMSLEVTTPWTAYIFGGSTPAPYYDDVSWHSYGYSGPAFAYREFELAQDNFPHDAARVRRTMNWGALGDMDVPFNMGQDIIGSDGAGILHGDSIVVNIDAVRVGSGLDARPEMFYEVRTNPVFDTDPAWRSSGVPYSGSVLGDTIWVSETQYVGGRWSFNLPDYDFLYPGDVMHYYFQASDTVGIEAPVFATLPGDLAGFDLFEGDTGFVPWQWPSDFTVHALPTVLSTTVGDVPEILLWNDFGDRGGENEWEGSLKALGLERGTDYDLYYTNGPSSGTGNGLGSTCTSGNLALYHHLLYTAGDLSGVTMTGAKVPGAEDPFDGDGSNDILLVKSFLLNPAGRNLLATGDGFLGAIYAEPDGSGINMLNFFFGVNFQTDDVRTSIDGQSAPTVSFVANTTALTLSTDFVAYGSCPNFKQFDGITENTDPTSQRVAEFLDKNGDPGAYPGYAAMVVNELMTGAKVVVCPVDFNSWYTPYGGGAKVPAPPQARVQLLCDILSYFYGDPAYCDTHLGSGTGVPVQQPFYAKNWPNPFNPITKIEFSLPRDGHVSLKVYNVRGELVRTLVDENRTAGVNVIEWDGSDDRGQSVASGVYFYETRTAGKSTVNKMALVK